Proteins co-encoded in one Oculatellaceae cyanobacterium genomic window:
- a CDS encoding CAP domain-containing protein — MNHKIFWALTPITLLATFAATNFISPSVDSRVNQDLNNFKVSALEQTREIVQKFQTIISESTSSEDVLLAKASVPTNLSALEKGIAAETNRARTNPVAYAAQIQKLRSSYQGKILRLPGGVNILTQEGVKPVDEAVRALKATKPVPALRLSKGMSLGAKDHVKDQGPKGATGHNGSDGSRPWHRVNRYGSWQTVIGENIAYGPNTAQQVVMQLIIDDGVSDRGHRKNIFTPGYRVTGVACGSHKKYRIMCVIEYAGGYKEKR; from the coding sequence ATGAATCATAAGATATTTTGGGCATTAACGCCAATTACTTTATTAGCAACTTTTGCTGCTACGAATTTTATTTCTCCTAGTGTTGATAGCCGCGTCAATCAAGATTTAAACAATTTCAAAGTTTCTGCACTAGAACAAACAAGGGAAATAGTGCAGAAATTTCAGACAATTATATCTGAATCAACATCATCAGAAGATGTACTGTTAGCTAAAGCAAGCGTTCCTACAAATCTTTCAGCCTTAGAAAAAGGAATAGCGGCTGAAACAAATCGGGCGCGGACAAATCCTGTTGCTTATGCAGCCCAAATCCAAAAATTAAGAAGCTCTTATCAAGGCAAAATATTAAGACTCCCTGGGGGAGTAAACATTTTAACTCAGGAAGGAGTTAAGCCAGTAGATGAAGCCGTTCGTGCTTTAAAAGCGACTAAACCTGTGCCAGCGCTACGTTTATCAAAAGGTATGTCTTTAGGTGCAAAAGATCATGTGAAAGATCAAGGCCCAAAAGGTGCTACTGGTCATAATGGTAGTGATGGTAGCCGTCCTTGGCATAGGGTAAACCGTTATGGTTCTTGGCAGACTGTTATAGGAGAAAATATCGCTTATGGCCCCAATACAGCCCAACAAGTTGTGATGCAATTAATCATAGATGATGGAGTGAGCGATCGCGGTCACAGGAAAAATATTTTTACCCCAGGTTATCGAGTTACTGGGGTAGCTTGTGGTTCACATAAAAAATATCGAATTATGTGTGTAATTGAGTATGCTGGCGGATACAAAGAAAAACGTTAG
- a CDS encoding tetratricopeptide repeat protein, protein MLEQVAEAFKRKQYQTASKLLKQLIKQEPQNPWVHLYVGRLHEETGKLESAENVYRQLLKNTTHPKIIPQARQGLQRLAEIHKKQRQQAIADATATPEGVELGVMILESISPELKKIAAQKLAGVMEIDPYTARLHLPTRGWRLYKIGRIGELQFLTQQLQPAAIPSFSASLTDIENINVLQVNYFKSNLSEVTVVCENEQAQLGSITFDWSEVNQRVEGLLPIFEEVVDFDVKRKLQRKTKILDYVQCCDLHLPERRSILRLCDFQYQFQHGISLSQKQADIQPLSKTTTRNKWNNLINFLNQQLPQTAIWSDFTIFGETAIDQTDLLGHIKSHIELFRNIDTFWDQAFHLYSGLIFLKSMR, encoded by the coding sequence ATGCTTGAACAAGTTGCTGAAGCTTTTAAGCGTAAACAATATCAAACAGCCTCAAAACTACTTAAACAGCTAATTAAACAAGAGCCTCAAAACCCTTGGGTGCATTTGTATGTAGGGCGCTTACACGAAGAGACAGGTAAACTGGAATCCGCAGAAAATGTTTACAGACAACTGCTAAAAAATACCACCCATCCTAAAATTATCCCTCAAGCTCGACAGGGGCTTCAGCGATTAGCAGAAATTCACAAAAAGCAACGTCAACAAGCGATCGCAGATGCTACCGCCACACCCGAAGGTGTAGAATTAGGCGTGATGATTTTAGAATCTATTAGCCCTGAATTAAAAAAAATAGCAGCCCAAAAGTTAGCTGGCGTGATGGAAATTGATCCCTACACTGCGCGGTTACATTTACCTACTCGTGGCTGGCGTTTATATAAAATTGGTCGGATTGGAGAATTACAATTTTTAACTCAACAACTACAACCTGCTGCAATCCCCAGTTTTTCTGCATCGCTTACAGATATCGAAAATATTAATGTTTTACAGGTAAATTATTTTAAGTCTAATCTTTCTGAAGTCACTGTAGTTTGCGAAAATGAGCAAGCTCAGTTAGGTTCGATAACTTTTGACTGGTCAGAAGTTAACCAGCGAGTAGAAGGACTATTACCTATATTTGAAGAAGTTGTAGACTTTGACGTTAAACGTAAACTGCAACGCAAAACTAAAATATTAGATTATGTTCAGTGCTGTGATTTACACTTACCAGAAAGACGCAGTATTCTAAGGCTGTGCGATTTTCAATACCAATTTCAACACGGGATTAGCCTTTCCCAAAAACAAGCAGATATCCAGCCATTAAGCAAGACGACCACTAGAAATAAATGGAATAACTTAATTAACTTTCTTAATCAACAGTTGCCCCAGACAGCAATTTGGTCTGATTTCACTATCTTTGGTGAAACAGCAATAGATCAAACTGATTTGCTAGGTCACATTAAGTCGCATATTGAGCTATTCCGCAACATAGATACTTTTTGGGATCAAGCATTTCATTTATATAGTGGGTTAATTTTCCTGAAATCTATGCGTTAA
- a CDS encoding DUF6006 family protein, which translates to MNKTTARWLSALGGISAIAISLCFSQAKAVDLNSSLRRNPTDVILPDWQGNWDCNLDGTKAVLDFRLVEDTICQGNICQNSFKIAGRMLDANGVANPLEAREYGPGDPPTARLDHLLPLRFRSNEEWIPMLLMMHTGRRDSASGYVRWNGIPYGLQCQKAASR; encoded by the coding sequence ATGAACAAGACTACCGCTCGATGGTTATCGGCATTGGGTGGCATCAGTGCAATAGCTATTTCTTTGTGTTTTAGCCAAGCAAAAGCAGTTGATCTCAACTCTAGTTTACGAAGAAACCCCACAGATGTAATTTTGCCTGATTGGCAAGGTAACTGGGATTGTAATCTAGACGGTACAAAAGCAGTTCTAGACTTTAGGTTAGTAGAAGATACGATTTGTCAAGGAAATATTTGCCAAAATAGTTTCAAAATAGCAGGTCGAATGTTAGATGCTAATGGGGTTGCTAATCCCCTGGAAGCAAGAGAGTATGGACCTGGCGATCCCCCAACAGCCAGATTAGATCACTTGTTGCCTTTACGCTTTAGAAGCAATGAGGAATGGATACCGATGCTGCTAATGATGCACACTGGCAGACGTGACAGTGCTAGTGGATATGTAAGATGGAACGGTATTCCTTATGGTTTACAGTGTCAGAAAGCTGCTTCTAGATAA
- the sir gene encoding sulfite reductase, ferredoxin dependent, translating to MVKTPTPPTQKLSKVEGTKDRSNYLREPVATEIYQDTNCFTEDAIQILKYHGSYQQDNRDNRVKGQEKDYQFMLRTRNPGGLVPPQLYLTLDRLSQEYGNQTLRVTTRQGFQMHGILKKNLKSAIAAIIKSMGSTLGACGDVNRNVMAPPAPYKNRPEYDYAWEYAENIAALLTPQTGAYYEIWLDGEKSISAEENPEITAARQRNGNGTIVHGTEEPIYGEHYMPRKFKIAVTVPGDNSIDLYSQDVSLVVITNDQGELEGFNVYAGGGLGRTHNKEDTFPRLADEIGYVDKEDVYDLVKAIVATQRDYGNRFDRRHSRMKYLLENWGVDKFRATVEEYFGKAIKPLKPLPAWKYEDFLGWNEQGDGKLFLGISIDNGRIKDEGTFKLRTALREIVQQFNLPIRLTPHQNLLIYEIEPTLQPKIQQILENCGVQVDINAIDPLVRLSMACPALPTCGLAVTESERAIPGILERIRTLLNKLGMAQEQFVIRMTGCPNGCARPYMAELGFVGSQAETYQIWLGGSANQTRLAKAYVDKMHINDLESLLEPILVFCKQSRQAGESFGDFCDRVGLDAIREFSATYEPAITTEELSNAQLDAADDINGIATTSETTRASKYRPRISVKPDVYARLKEFATSQGKPLTLLVSEVLDAYLQENSQQNDN from the coding sequence ATGGTTAAAACTCCAACTCCTCCAACACAAAAACTTTCTAAAGTAGAAGGTACTAAAGATCGCAGTAATTATTTGCGTGAACCTGTTGCAACTGAGATATATCAGGACACCAACTGTTTCACAGAAGATGCTATTCAAATTCTCAAGTATCACGGGTCATACCAGCAAGATAACCGAGATAATCGGGTCAAGGGTCAGGAGAAAGACTACCAGTTTATGCTGCGTACCCGCAATCCAGGCGGGTTAGTGCCACCGCAATTGTATCTGACATTAGACCGACTGTCCCAAGAATACGGCAATCAAACATTACGGGTTACAACTCGCCAAGGGTTTCAGATGCACGGGATTTTAAAGAAAAATCTTAAAAGTGCGATCGCGGCAATAATTAAAAGCATGGGTTCAACCTTGGGTGCTTGCGGTGATGTCAACCGTAATGTCATGGCTCCACCTGCTCCCTACAAAAATCGCCCTGAATATGATTATGCTTGGGAGTATGCAGAAAATATTGCTGCTTTGCTGACTCCTCAAACTGGCGCTTACTACGAAATTTGGTTAGATGGCGAGAAAAGTATCAGCGCGGAAGAAAATCCAGAAATCACAGCAGCGCGACAACGTAACGGCAATGGCACAATTGTTCACGGTACAGAAGAACCGATTTATGGGGAACATTATATGCCCCGTAAATTTAAAATTGCTGTAACTGTTCCTGGGGATAATTCGATTGATCTATATTCTCAAGATGTCAGCTTAGTAGTAATTACTAATGACCAAGGAGAATTAGAGGGATTTAATGTTTATGCGGGTGGTGGTTTAGGTCGCACTCATAATAAGGAAGACACTTTTCCTCGCCTAGCTGATGAAATCGGATATGTAGATAAGGAAGATGTCTACGATTTAGTTAAGGCAATTGTAGCGACGCAGCGAGATTATGGTAATCGCTTCGACCGTCGTCATTCGCGGATGAAATACCTGCTGGAAAATTGGGGCGTTGATAAGTTCCGCGCTACTGTTGAGGAATATTTCGGAAAAGCAATTAAACCTCTTAAACCTTTACCCGCCTGGAAGTACGAAGACTTTTTAGGTTGGAATGAACAGGGAGACGGTAAACTCTTTCTGGGTATTTCGATTGATAATGGTCGAATTAAGGATGAAGGTACATTTAAGCTGAGAACTGCTTTGCGGGAAATTGTACAGCAGTTTAATTTGCCTATCCGCTTAACTCCCCACCAAAATCTGCTAATTTACGAGATTGAACCAACACTGCAACCTAAAATTCAGCAGATTCTTGAAAACTGTGGTGTTCAAGTAGATATTAATGCTATTGATCCATTGGTACGCCTTTCAATGGCTTGTCCTGCCCTGCCTACCTGCGGTTTGGCGGTCACGGAATCAGAACGCGCAATCCCTGGTATCTTAGAGCGCATTCGGACGCTGCTGAACAAGTTAGGGATGGCTCAGGAACAATTTGTCATCAGGATGACTGGTTGCCCAAATGGTTGTGCGCGTCCCTATATGGCGGAATTAGGTTTTGTTGGGAGCCAAGCTGAAACTTATCAAATTTGGTTGGGCGGATCTGCTAATCAAACAAGGTTAGCTAAAGCCTATGTAGACAAGATGCACATCAATGACTTGGAAAGCTTATTAGAACCAATTTTGGTATTCTGTAAGCAATCTCGTCAAGCAGGGGAAAGTTTTGGGGATTTCTGCGATCGCGTTGGTTTAGATGCCATCCGCGAGTTTTCTGCTACTTATGAGCCTGCAATTACTACGGAAGAGTTAAGCAATGCTCAACTTGATGCTGCTGATGACATCAATGGCATTGCTACTACTTCAGAGACAACCCGCGCTAGCAAATACCGCCCTCGGATTAGTGTTAAGCCTGATGTTTATGCACGTCTGAAAGAATTTGCCACTAGCCAAGGCAAGCCTCTAACTTTGTTAGTATCAGAGGTTCTAGATGCTTACTTGCAGGAAAATTCTCAGCAGAATGATAATTAA
- a CDS encoding 16S rRNA (uracil(1498)-N(3))-methyltransferase gives MAQLQRLAIAPTQIHHQQITLTPQQHHYLSRVLRLRQGDRFIAIDGKGNWLLANLAGTSAEILEQLSIQTELPVTVTLIVALPKGNGFDEIVRCCTELGVAVIMPVISDRTLLHPSPQKLERWRRIATEAAEQSERQIVPTILDPVAFSAGLSFYKEQLHGELVKDHQYICVTRRDCVNLLECLQPKVDSNSEFSSQSIVIATGCEGGWTDAEVDSAIAHGFKPVSLGSRILRAVTAPIVAMSLVAAATEKI, from the coding sequence TTGGCTCAATTACAACGGTTAGCGATCGCACCGACGCAAATTCATCACCAGCAAATTACCTTAACGCCTCAGCAACACCATTATTTGAGTAGGGTATTGCGCTTACGTCAGGGCGATCGCTTTATTGCTATTGATGGTAAAGGTAATTGGTTGCTGGCAAATTTAGCAGGAACATCTGCGGAAATTTTAGAACAATTATCAATTCAAACTGAGTTACCAGTTACAGTAACTTTGATAGTAGCACTGCCCAAAGGTAATGGATTTGATGAGATTGTGCGTTGCTGTACTGAGTTAGGCGTTGCTGTGATTATGCCAGTAATCAGCGATCGCACTTTACTTCATCCTAGTCCCCAAAAATTGGAACGCTGGCGACGCATTGCTACTGAAGCTGCTGAACAATCGGAACGTCAGATTGTACCGACTATTTTAGATCCTGTGGCATTTAGTGCAGGTTTATCATTTTATAAAGAACAACTACATGGGGAATTAGTTAAAGATCATCAATATATCTGTGTTACTCGTCGTGATTGTGTCAATTTACTAGAGTGCTTACAACCAAAAGTTGATAGCAACAGTGAGTTTTCTTCTCAATCAATAGTAATTGCTACGGGTTGCGAGGGAGGTTGGACAGATGCAGAAGTAGACAGTGCGATCGCACACGGTTTTAAACCTGTTTCTTTAGGTAGTCGTATCCTGAGAGCAGTAACTGCACCAATTGTAGCTATGTCTTTAGTTGCTGCGGCTACAGAAAAAATTTGA
- a CDS encoding heparan-alpha-glucosaminide N-acetyltransferase domain-containing protein — protein MRQLRLTSLDVFRGIAIAGMILVNKASVADQVYPALAHADWNGWTFADLVFPFFLFIVGVAMAFSFAKYTEGDNKPTKQLYLRILRRSAILFILGLLLNGFWNYDFSTIRVMGILQRISVAYLLASLAVLTLPKKGQWALAAVLLIGYWLAMSFVPVPGYGAGVLTREGNFGAYIDRLIIGTAHLYKGDNYNSLGDPEGLFSTLPAVVSVLIGYFTGEWLRKQPERSRTSINMVIAGLSCLVVGEVWNFWFPINKKLWTSSYVLFTAGIALILLAACYELIDVRKRREWGRPFEILGMNAILVFVASVLMIKTLVKTKVGAGEDAPTTYAWINEHLFQSWAGVLNGSLIFAILTVLLWLAVAYGLYRQRWFLKI, from the coding sequence ATGCGTCAATTGCGCCTAACTTCTTTAGATGTCTTTCGTGGTATTGCGATCGCAGGCATGATTCTAGTCAATAAGGCTAGTGTTGCAGACCAAGTATATCCCGCCCTCGCTCACGCTGATTGGAACGGCTGGACATTTGCCGATTTAGTTTTCCCCTTCTTTTTATTTATTGTTGGTGTAGCAATGGCTTTTTCTTTTGCCAAATACACCGAAGGCGACAACAAACCTACAAAACAGCTTTACTTACGTATTTTACGCCGTAGCGCAATATTATTTATTCTCGGTTTACTACTTAATGGTTTTTGGAATTACGACTTCAGCACAATCCGCGTCATGGGTATATTGCAACGTATTAGCGTTGCTTACCTACTTGCATCCTTAGCTGTTCTTACTTTACCAAAAAAAGGTCAGTGGGCATTAGCCGCAGTATTGCTAATAGGATACTGGTTAGCAATGTCGTTTGTACCAGTTCCAGGTTATGGCGCAGGTGTGTTAACCCGTGAAGGAAACTTTGGTGCTTATATTGATCGCTTAATCATTGGCACAGCGCATTTATATAAAGGTGATAACTATAATTCACTAGGAGATCCTGAAGGATTATTTAGTACTTTACCTGCTGTCGTCAGTGTGCTGATTGGTTACTTTACAGGAGAATGGTTGAGGAAACAGCCAGAGCGATCGCGCACCAGCATTAATATGGTAATTGCTGGTCTTAGTTGTTTAGTCGTTGGGGAAGTGTGGAATTTTTGGTTCCCCATTAACAAAAAATTGTGGACAAGTTCCTATGTTTTGTTTACTGCCGGAATAGCTTTAATTTTATTGGCAGCTTGTTATGAACTAATTGACGTGCGGAAGCGGCGCGAATGGGGTCGTCCTTTTGAAATACTAGGTATGAACGCCATTTTGGTATTTGTCGCTTCAGTTTTGATGATTAAAACATTAGTAAAAACTAAAGTTGGTGCAGGGGAAGATGCGCCCACAACTTACGCTTGGATAAATGAGCATTTATTCCAATCTTGGGCTGGGGTTCTCAATGGGTCTTTAATTTTTGCCATCCTGACAGTATTATTATGGTTAGCAGTTGCTTATGGCTTATACCGCCAGCGATGGTTTCTCAAAATTTAA